The following proteins are encoded in a genomic region of Pyramidobacter piscolens W5455:
- the iadA gene encoding beta-aspartyl-peptidase — protein MHNPLLLKNIDLYAPEHVGLTDLLILGGAIAAVERGLDVKIPGLETIDAEGLVAAPGIVDHHNHFGGAGGEGAFNFRTPPAQLSTFVKAGITTAVGLLGTDGFSRSLTELLAKARALDIEGLSTWMYTGSYQLPGPTITGKVGHDIAWIDKVIGCKIALSDHRSSHPAVETIRALVSEARVAGMLSGKAGVVCVHMGSEASGLEPLREAVSGTGVPLSQFMPTHTTRCPGLLDDAIAWVKAGGVADITADEKTPGAVARYVAEGADLSHVCFSSDGNGSMPRFDAAGNFAGMGVGDPASILQAIGDCARAGDAPLEKIFAFAGANPAAWLKLPGKGRLEKGCDADLMILDRDYRLRTLIGRGRVMMRDGEVLAKGTFEA, from the coding sequence ATGCATAATCCGCTGCTTCTGAAGAATATCGACCTGTACGCGCCCGAGCACGTGGGCCTGACCGATCTGCTGATCCTTGGCGGCGCAATCGCCGCCGTGGAAAGAGGGCTCGACGTGAAAATCCCCGGTCTCGAGACGATCGACGCGGAGGGGCTCGTCGCCGCTCCCGGCATCGTCGATCATCACAATCATTTCGGCGGCGCCGGCGGCGAAGGGGCGTTCAATTTCCGCACGCCGCCCGCTCAGCTTTCCACGTTCGTCAAAGCCGGCATCACGACCGCGGTCGGCCTGCTGGGGACCGACGGATTCAGCCGCTCGCTCACCGAATTGTTGGCGAAGGCCCGCGCGCTCGACATCGAAGGGCTGAGCACGTGGATGTACACGGGCTCCTATCAGCTGCCCGGGCCGACGATCACGGGCAAGGTCGGCCACGACATCGCCTGGATCGACAAGGTCATCGGCTGCAAGATCGCGCTGTCCGATCACCGCTCCTCGCATCCTGCGGTGGAGACGATCCGCGCGCTGGTTTCCGAAGCGCGCGTGGCCGGGATGCTGTCCGGCAAAGCCGGCGTCGTCTGCGTGCACATGGGCAGCGAGGCTTCGGGACTGGAGCCGCTGCGCGAAGCCGTGAGCGGCACCGGCGTGCCGCTGAGCCAGTTCATGCCGACGCACACGACGCGCTGCCCCGGACTTCTCGACGACGCGATCGCCTGGGTCAAGGCCGGCGGCGTGGCCGACATCACCGCCGACGAAAAGACGCCCGGCGCGGTCGCCCGCTACGTGGCCGAAGGCGCCGACCTGTCGCACGTCTGCTTCAGCTCCGACGGCAACGGCAGCATGCCGCGCTTCGACGCGGCGGGCAATTTCGCCGGCATGGGCGTCGGGGATCCCGCCTCCATCCTTCAGGCCATCGGCGACTGCGCGCGGGCGGGCGACGCGCCGCTGGAAAAGATCTTCGCGTTCGCCGGCGCCAATCCCGCCGCCTGGCTCAAGCTTCCCGGCAAGGGCCGGCTGGAAAAGGGCTGCGACGCCGACCTGATGATCCTCGACAGGGATTACCGCCTGCGCACGCTGATCGGCCGCGGCCGCGTGATGATGCGCGACGGCGAAGTGCTCGCCAAGGGCACCTTCGAAGCGTAA